A region from the Triticum aestivum cultivar Chinese Spring chromosome 3D, IWGSC CS RefSeq v2.1, whole genome shotgun sequence genome encodes:
- the LOC123077046 gene encoding uncharacterized protein At2g39795, mitochondrial: MASFVSASSTTTALLCSAPPASRGGLVVAWAAPARRALAAPLRAAAAQGSANSAPVMMESKVKKRNKKGAGAGGLPAAIDVEIREAEQYLATDGQEPTPEDFPFEMVDEDGMSVVILKRDYKDEKIEVIVSMPNVEGDPEFDEDDEGDDEDAAKDDDDEDEDGQESSLSMKVIVSKESGPNLEFTCTAFHEEITIDDMMIAEKTESDSEKFPFEGPEFTELPPNVQKGLFKFLEVRGVTLTTTNFMHDYMITKQTKEYVRWMTKLKGLVQ, encoded by the exons ATGGCCTCCTTCGtttccgcctcctccaccaccacagCACTCCTCTGCTCCGCCCCTCCCGCCTCCCGCGGCGGGCTCGTGGTGGCGTGGGCGGCCCCGGCCCGGCGCGCGCTCGCGGCTCCTCTGCGCGCGGCAGCGGCGCAGGGGTCGGCCAACTCCGCGCCGGTCATGATGGAGAGCAAGGTCAAGAAGAGGAACAAGAAGGGCGCCGGCGCCGGGGGCCTCCCCGCCGCCATCGACGTCGAGATCCGGGAGGCCGAGCAGTACCTCGCCACCGACGGGCAG GAACCTACTCCAGAAGACTTCCCCTTTGaaatggttgatgaagatgggatgaGCGTGGTTATTCTGAAAAGGGACTACAAGGATGAGAAGATTGAGGTCATTGTCAGCATGCCTAACGTGGAAGGGGATCCTGAGTTTGATGAAGATGACGAGGGCGATGATGAGGATGCTGCcaaggacgatgacgatgaagatgaggaCGGCCAAGAAAGTAGCCTTTCTATGAAGGTGATAGTCTCCAAGGAATCTGGCCCGAACCTCGAGTTCACCTGCACAGCCTTCCACGAGGAGATCACCATTGACGACATGATGATAGCAGAGAAAACAGAGTCTGATTCAGAGAAATTCCCCTTTGAGGGCCCTGAGTTCAC CGAGCTTCCTCCGAACGTGCAGAAGGGCCTGTTCAAGTTCCTGGAGGTACGAGGTGTGACGCTGACGACCACCAACTTCATGCACGATTACATGATTACCAAGCAGACCAAGGAGTACGTCCGGTGGATGACCAAGCTCAAGGGTTTGGTTCAGTAG